One window of Papaver somniferum cultivar HN1 chromosome 9, ASM357369v1, whole genome shotgun sequence genomic DNA carries:
- the LOC113313641 gene encoding gibberellin 2-beta-dioxygenase-like, with product MVVLSKPSPLKQDFTIKTSKQHGNTCVVNGSIPVIDLSKSDAKTLLVNACEEHGFFKVINHGIPMDLMNKLESEAVKFFKLPQSEKDKAAPADGPFGYGNKKIGPNGDVGWIEYLLFNTNNLDSGFSKLLNSSNETPEVFRSLLNNYIELVKKLGCLVLELLADGLKIEPRNTLSRLLEDEESDSFFRLNHYPPCPVNSRDVVGFGEHTDPQTISVLRSNNTSGLEIADIKNGSWIPVPSDQNSFFIIVGDSLQVMTNGRFKSVTHRVIQNSMKSRVSMIYFGGPPLRQNIAPLPAMLSRGKESLYKEFTWSEYKKSAYKSRLADNRLCNFEKQPLLPIAALTIDAECITDEVLKED from the exons ATGGTTGTTCTCTCAAAACCTTCTCCATTGAAACAAGATTTCACAATCAAAACCAGTAAACAACATGGAAACACTTGTGTTGTGAATGGTAGTATTCCTGTAATTGACTTATCAAAGTCTGATGCAAAAACGCTTCTTGTCAACGCTTGTGAAGAACATGGATTCTTCAAAGTCATTAACCATGGAATACCTATGGATTTAATGAATAAACTAGAGTCTGAAGCTGTTAAGTTCTTCAAATTACCTCAATCAGAAAAAGATAAAGCTGCTCCTGCTGACGGCCCATTTGGATATGGCAACAAAAAGATTGGTCCAAATGGTGATGTTGGTTGGATTGAATACCTTCTTTTCAATACCAACAACCTTGATTCTGGTTTCTCTAAACTGCTCAATTCATCCAATGAAACCCCAGAGGTTTTCAG GTCTCTTTTGAATAACTATATAGAGTTAGTGAAGAAGTTAGGCTGTTTAGTTCTCGAGTTACTGGCAGATGGATTAAAGATTGAACCAAGAAATACACTTAGTAGAttgcttgaagatgaagaaagtgACTCATTTTTCCGTCTAAACCATTACCCTCCATGTCCTGTAAATAGCAGAGACGTAGTTGGTTTTGGAGAACACACTGACCCACAGACAATCTCTGTATTAAGATCAAACAACACCTCTGGTCTTGAAATTGCTGACATTAAGAATGGGTCTTGGATTCCTGTTCCATCTGATCAAAATTCTTTCTTCATCATTGTTGGCGATTCTCTACAG GTGATGACTAATGGGAGGTTCAAAAGTGTGACGCACAGAGTGATTCAGAACAGTATGAAATCTAGGGTCTCGATGATATATTTTGGTGGGCCACCATTAAGACAAAATATAGCACCCCTACCAGCAATGTTATCACGTGGAAAAGAGAGTTTGTACAAGGAGTTCACATGGTCTGAATACAAGAAGTCAGCGTATAAATCAAGATTGGCTGATAACAGGCTctgcaactttgagaaacaacccCTTCTTCCTATTGCTGCTTTGACTATTGATGCTGAATGCATAACCGATGAGGTTTTAAAAGAAGATTAG